The nucleotide sequence TTTGTTCCTTGCCTTCCGGATAGCGCAGGATAAAGCCGTATTTATGTGCATTGTCTGCAAGCCACTGGCCTTCTGCCGTATCGGCAAACGACTTGCTCAATCCGGTGTTGGAGGTGCTGCCAAAATCAAATGCCAGTCCCGCCTGGTGCTCCGAATGTCCGGCTTTCGCGCTGACTGTATCCGCTTGAGCTTTGCCGTAGCGATTCACATAATTATCATATAAGCCAGCTTGGTAGGAATACGAACGGAATCCACTGACGGTTTTGATTGAGAGGCCTTGTTCCTTTGCATCTTGCAGCATATCTGAAACGGCTAGTTCTGCTTCCGGAACCATGCCTGGGTTATAGTCGGACGGCAAAGCGTACTCCTTATTGACAATCAATATGCCATCGATATAAGTTCCCGGTGCCTCAATGGCAGGTGCCAGGTATTTTTCCGCTTCCTCTGCAGGAGCTTTAAGTGCTTTTAAATAAGCCGAATTCACATACCCTGTCCGATCGCCATAAGAAACTTTGACCCAACCGCTTTCCCCGGAAATCAGTCGGACTGGCTCGCCTTCCGGAATTTCTGTAATAATGTTGTATTGCACTCCGGCACCTTCGCGCAGATTTAATTTATCTATCGTTACACGTGTTTGGGCTGCCGGTTTTTGTTGTTCTATGTTTGACAGGAATTTCGAATTTACATAACCTGTTTCGGCACCGTAGCGCACTTCCGCCCAAGAACCGCTTTTTGAAACCAGTTCGACTTGCGCTCCTTTCGGAATGATTGTCACCACTGCGGTTTCTGCCGAAGCTCCGGAGCGAAGGTTCAAGTTTTCGATCGTCTGATATGTATTTGTGGATGCTTCCGCTTGAATTGTCTGGTTAAAAGGAAGCCCTTCTCCGAGCGGCGTCACCGTCAGCGCCAAAGCCGCTGCTGCACTGGCCAGGCCCGCTTTTCTCAACCAAGATTGATTTTTCATTGCTGGTTCTCTCCTTTTTCGCCGCCTGGATTTCCACTTTAAAATTCAGTTTCGGCTGCTGTTTTATAGTCTTTTTATTTGATTCAATAAAATCTTAATAAAACATACTCTTTATATTACCTCTTTTTGCGGGAAAAAACGTGATGCAAGGGTTCTAATTTTTTGCCAATCAAAAACCTGGAAGTCCCTTTTCTCAAAGTGACTTCCAGGTTTCAAATTTTTATAGTTGGACCGGCAAAGTATGCGACACCATCCAGGAGGAATTTCTCGGGCTGTAAAACACGGTAATGACAAACCCGATGCCTGCCGGAACAAAGATTCCGCGCTCCCCGGGCTGCTTGTTGACCCCGGTATGTTCACAGACCAAATGGACAGGCTGCCCACCGCTGTCTTCCACAAAGATTTCAAGCTTTTCTCCGAACTGGTGGCGGGGCACTGGAGGCAGTTGGATAATGGCCGGTCTTCTTGCACCTGCCGGACGGTCAATGGCCAGCTGCGAAGTTCCTTCCATCTCATAAGGAGCGTCGCAGTCTGTTTCGGCCACATAGCCATACTGCCGCCCGTTATACGAGATACTCGTCGAGTCAAAATCGAAATAATAGCTGCGCAGCGACGTGATCGAAGCGACGTCTCCCGCCGTTCCGTCGACCGGTTCTGCCAGCAGCGGATCCAGAACCGTCAGGCCGGATGGATAATCCAAAATGACGTTGGCATAGCCATTGGCTTCAAAATAAGAATGATTGATGGTGTTGGAATAAGCAGGCGTCGTATTGATCATGCCGGAACCGATATGGATGCCGGCGATGCCGTTTGAATCGAAATTGCCGCCTTGGATGTGGTGGCCATAAAGACCACGCACCATGAGGCCGGCGCCGGCATTGCCGACAAAATGGCAGTCGTAGATGCCGTAGACATTATTATCGCTGCCGCGGTCTGTCTGCAAACCGCAGCCGATATGAATGGCGTATTCGCTGCCTTCATTAAGAGGCTCTTTCAAGTCGGGCGATACGGTGATGCTAGTTGAAGTGACTGCATCGATGTGGTAAACCGAGCCTTCCCCATTGCCAATTTTCAAATACGCGCCGACATGCACATCGTTTCTTTCCGGATTGAAACCTCGGAATTGAACCGTATCCGCGGAACCGCTGCCGTCCCTTCCTTTTACAATCGTGCCATTTTGCGAGAAAACACAAAGCCGGTCGAAGACGCATAAATTGTTATTGCCTTCGCCGGTAATCTGCAGGCCATGCACCGCTCCCCAGACAAATGCAGCATTTGAAAATGCCTTGTCCCGGATATTGGTCGCAAGCATGCAGACTTTGGCGTTTTGGGCATAGCCGTTCAACGGATCCGTCCCCCGGAACTTGATACCTTCGATCCTTCCGCCTTCTCCTCGCATCCGGACCAGATAATCCATCGGTTCGGACGGGGCAATCACGGTCGATTTGGAGCTATGGCCGATCCAGGAAACTGCATTGTCTGTGTCCGGCACTTCCAATGGCCGGCTGATCCGGTACAAGCCCGGCGGGAAAAAGAGTGCACCGCCGCCCAGCTGCCGGTAAATCACGTCAACCGCTTCCTGCAGTACTTCCCAGTCATCCGATGTCCCGTCTCCTTTGGCGCCGAAGCATTTCACGTTGTATGTACCATCCGTCGAATTGATATCGCTGCGCGTATCCAGCTCGCTTTTGCTTGGGCGGTTGCCGAATAGTTTCCCTGATTTTGATTTGAAAGGCATTGCATCCCACTCCTTTAGAAATCTTCTTAACATAAGATTATAGAACTTTCAGAATTCTTTCAATCGAGAACTGGTTATAGTGGATTTTACGTTTCCAAACTTTAAAAACCAAACGAAACAGCTAAAGGGCTGCTCACTTCAGCAAAAAGCAAGCAACCCAAAATCTTTACCAGGGTTTCGAGTTGTTTCTATCGGTGTAATTTAAGTTTCTATCGTTGTTTTCTGCGTTTCTATCGATGTTTTCCACCTTCCTATCCATGAAATCCACTTCCTAAGCTCAAAATACAATTGGAAAAGCCCTTCGCCAAGGCGAAGGACTCCTTAAAGCCAAAGCGCTTTTTGCTGAGGCAAAAAGCAAGCAACCTAAAACCTTTATCAACGTTTCAAGTTGTCTATATCGATGTGATTTAAGTTTCTATCGATGTTTTCTGCGTTTTTATCAAAGTTTCTAACCTGTCTATCGAAGTTTCCTAACTTTCTATCGCTATTCTCACCATACATTACAATCGAATATCTTCCCGGCTGGCAATCACAACTTTCACCGACGTTTCTGCTAATGGATCAAAATTCCGCAATTCCCCAAAACCAAGCCCGGTCAGCTCTTCTATCTGCGTAACCGGCACCTGATAAGTCTGGAAATCACCGTAGACAAATTCCAAATCTCCGAGTAAGTTTTCCTGTGATTGCAGATAAGCCGTCGCAGAAAGCCTGCCATCTGCTTTTTGCAAAACGGCCACTTTCCAGAACTGGGAAGGAATCTGGCAGCCGCGGTATACCACATCGCTGTCACGGAATACCGGACCGGTGAACACGGTCACTTTCAAGCCATAGTCACCGGCGTTATCCAATAAATAATTCTCCAGATCCAGCCAGGTCTTCTGGTTGAAGTTCTTGTGCTGGGGCGCACAATTAGTGAAGTGGAAGGTGTGTTCATTCGCTTTCACTGCATCGATTCCCCAGTTCGGATCTTGCCTTCTCGTCAGATGGCCGCGGTCAATGTCGTTGTTTTTATAAACTTCCGGCCCGACTTGGAATTCTTCCGGAATCCGCGGGTCGAAATACCATTTGTCATTTTCGCGCCGGACTTCAATCAGCTGTGTGCCATCAATATTGACGGCACTGTAAAACGCGAGTTTCCTCGACCCGCTCATGACAATCGAAAAATGCATATAGTCGAGAATTTTTTTGCCGTCTTCCGTTTCCGTGACATCCGCCTGCTGGCTCTCATTCAATAAAGGAAGCGGCACTTCAGCGTCCGGATCGAGAAATACCGGA is from Planococcus liqunii and encodes:
- a CDS encoding D-alanyl-D-alanine carboxypeptidase family protein, translating into MKNQSWLRKAGLASAAAALALTVTPLGEGLPFNQTIQAEASTNTYQTIENLNLRSGASAETAVVTIIPKGAQVELVSKSGSWAEVRYGAETGYVNSKFLSNIEQQKPAAQTRVTIDKLNLREGAGVQYNIITEIPEGEPVRLISGESGWVKVSYGDRTGYVNSAYLKALKAPAEEAEKYLAPAIEAPGTYIDGILIVNKEYALPSDYNPGMVPEAELAVSDMLQDAKEQGLSIKTVSGFRSYSYQAGLYDNYVNRYGKAQADTVSAKAGHSEHQAGLAFDFGSTSNTGLSKSFADTAEGQWLADNAHKYGFILRYPEGKEQITGYQYEPWHFRYLGTDNAVKVKDSGKALEEYLEISGK
- a CDS encoding glycosyl hydrolase family 28-related protein: MPFKSKSGKLFGNRPSKSELDTRSDINSTDGTYNVKCFGAKGDGTSDDWEVLQEAVDVIYRQLGGGALFFPPGLYRISRPLEVPDTDNAVSWIGHSSKSTVIAPSEPMDYLVRMRGEGGRIEGIKFRGTDPLNGYAQNAKVCMLATNIRDKAFSNAAFVWGAVHGLQITGEGNNNLCVFDRLCVFSQNGTIVKGRDGSGSADTVQFRGFNPERNDVHVGAYLKIGNGEGSVYHIDAVTSTSITVSPDLKEPLNEGSEYAIHIGCGLQTDRGSDNNVYGIYDCHFVGNAGAGLMVRGLYGHHIQGGNFDSNGIAGIHIGSGMINTTPAYSNTINHSYFEANGYANVILDYPSGLTVLDPLLAEPVDGTAGDVASITSLRSYYFDFDSTSISYNGRQYGYVAETDCDAPYEMEGTSQLAIDRPAGARRPAIIQLPPVPRHQFGEKLEIFVEDSGGQPVHLVCEHTGVNKQPGERGIFVPAGIGFVITVFYSPRNSSWMVSHTLPVQL